In one Ictalurus furcatus strain D&B chromosome 10, Billie_1.0, whole genome shotgun sequence genomic region, the following are encoded:
- the fbxo22 gene encoding F-box only protein 22, translated as MALDGASSSGVVESKVGFVLGNVAEVVERILTFVPTKALFRIARVCRLWRNCARRVMRTRQKVTWLSASGSSRYEEHVLLRTMEEGLEDVFLLPQTVLLMIDNENFTEHHSSFRHKKARPCQPEADSDVMDKLRRLLPGNSDILCIITPGIVLTPSDRACRVPREFMAGEAGFSLLFPAMEGVHIRPFHFCKKSLSDSALEKAGLAANPDLKVVLLFGYDAYKTGAARFLNQLLEPLGRSNVLIAGGHVEKAFPQKKDCCSLGSFGVVGLTLSGPRIQGASVLLDQDVSTPAAAEVTIRRLKAANIPESNTVGFMFACVARGHNHYNGQHNVEADVFHKLFPGVPLFGFFGNGEIGCDRIVKESYTLSQTDANGLQHGYTTVMSLVHLG; from the exons ATGGCGCTTGACGGAGCTTCTAGCAGCGGTGTTGTGGAGAGTAAAGTCGGGTTTGTGCTCGGGAATGTGGCGGAAGTGGTGGAAAGGATCCTGACTTTTGTGCCGACTAAAGCCCTGTTCCGGATCGCGAG AGTTTGTCGGCTGTGGAGGAACTGCGCACGGCGAGTCATGAGAACGCGACAGAAAGTGACCTGGCTCTCGGCTTCTGGTTCGTCCCGATACGAAGAACACGTTCTCCTCAGAACCATGGAGGAAGGACTGGAG gatGTCTTCCTGCTGCCCCAGACGGTGTTGTTGATGATAGACAACGAGAACTTTACTGAACATCACAGTTCTTTCAGACATAAAAAAG CCAGGCCGTGTCAGCCGGAGGCCGATTCGGATGTTATGGACAAGCTGAGACGCTTGCTGCCGGGCAACTCCGACATTTTATGCATCATCACTCCGGGAATCGTCT TGACCCCCAGCGACCGCGCCTGTCGCGTCCCTCGGGAGTTCATGGCGGGCGAAGCCGGTTTCAGTCTTCTGTTTCCTGCGATGGAGGGAGTTCACATCCGACCGTTCCACTTCTGCAAAAAGAGCCTCAGCGACAGCGCTTTAGAGAAAGCGG GCCTGGCTGCGAATCCTGACCTGAAGGTGGTGCTGCTGTTCGGCTATGACGCCTACAAAACCGGAGCTGCGCGCTTCCTGAACCAGCTGCTGGAACCTCTGGGGCGGAGTAACGTCCTCATCGCCGGCGGTCACGTAGAGAAAGCGTTCCCGCAGAAGAAAGACTG CTGTTCTCTGGGTTCCTTCGGCGTGGTGGGTCTCACTCTGAGTGGTCCCAGGATTCAGGGCGCCTCGGTGCTCCTGGATCAGGACGTGAGCACGCCCGCAGCGGCCGAAGTCACCATCCGTCGCTTGAAAGCCGCCAACATTCCCGAGTCCAACACCGTCGGCTTCATGTTCGCCTGCGTGGCGCGCGGACACAACCACTACAACGGCCAGCACAACGTCGAGGCCGACGTTTTCCACAAACTCTTCCCCGGAGTGCCTCTGTTCGGGTTCTTCGGAAACGGCGAGATCGGCTGCGACCGCATCGTTAAAGAGAGCTACACGCTGAGTCAGACGGATGCTAACGGGCTGCAGCACGGCTACACCACCGTCATGAGTCTGGTGCACTTGGGTTAA